CCCTCGACTATGGTTTGGTGGAAAATGCCTTTCCATTTCATGTCACCCTCTGCAGCGGAAAAGAGACAAAGGAAAGTGAGTAGGAGCGGTTCTCTTGTCGTCAGATGTTTCAGTTTGCTCGGCTGGCAATGTAATCAGTATGACTACAGTTAAATTATTAAACAATATCTTCTATTTAACatagtaatatactgtatacaactGTAAATACAATTCATCTATCTACCATCATTCACGACATAATATGTATCAAAATGTGAAATGGacggtggccgggttggctcagtgggtagagcaggcgcacatattctgagaggtttatgcctcgacgcattGGTCCAAGGTTCGAATCAGACCTgggacaatttcctgcatgtcttccccctctctctcccctttctcacctagctgtcctgtcaaaaatgaaaagcggaaaagcccaaaaaaaagaaggggaaaaaaaaagaaaagtgaaatgGACAGACGTAAACAATTGTCTGAAAGATGGTGAAAGAACACTGCAATAAAgcctttacaaaaaaaaacaacctttagtGTGCTTTTACACATAAACTGTTTGATTGAGtttaaaccatagactgttaatattaattattattatactattattaattttacagtcaatggttTAAACCAACACCggtgagctttttttttttaagatcatttatttggccatttttaaaggaacatgccgacttattgggactttgtcttattcatcgtatcccccagagttagataagtccatacatacgcttctcatctccgtgcgtgttgtaactctgtctgacggccccagcgctagcttagcctagcacagatcctggaggtaaccggttccaactagcctactgctcccaataagtgacaaaataacgccaacatgttcctgtttacatgttgtgatttgtatagtcacagcgtgtacaaataacaaggtcacatgagacacagccatcttctaaccgtatacaaactgggaactatattctcagaaaggcgaagcactgcttcgcctttctgagaatatagttcccagtgcCACAATATGCCTGTGTCACATGTCTCACAATTCTACCACAGAAGCAATAGAAAATAGTGTGtggtgtgcccccccccccacccctcaaaaaaaaaaaacagtaagtgAAACAAGTTGCAGCTTTGACTGATAATGACTATAATCAATTATTTCTTCATGAGAACACACCAGAGAGGAGAAATATACCCACGAGGCACAATAAGTAAACATATACAAATATTAAGTATATTATAAAGTATGAAAATAAAGTGTGTCACATCTCATAAGCAGTCTGATAGAGTTTTTTCTCCAAAAAGATCTCCAAAACCACAGAGAAGAGTGCAAGACAACAGAGACTACAGAgctaagaagaaaagaaaaaaactcaccTCACTGCGGTTTGTAGTAGAGGTTGTTCCCACGGATTGATCAGTCTAGTTCGTGGACCTCGTCCTGCACGGAGACTGAGGGCCGCGCGGCTTCACTCAGGCGTTTGGCCATGATGTCCCACTGTGGAGCCAGGACTTTGGATTTAGAGcctgcagaggaggaagagaacaaGAGATGTTggtctctcactcacacactctctcacacacacacacacacacactaaaggaaAAAGTAttctgccccctggtggctccaTAGAGTACTAATGTCTCATGAATAAACATTATtattcatgtatgtatgtgtttttgtcttaatCTTTGACTACTCTAACCAGATAAAGTTTGGAAGACATACATCCATAAAATCTTAATATCTAAATAACAGCGATGTAAAGGTTTCAATCAGCCCCATCAATGGCATTTTATCAAcagtataaaatgtaaatagtaaATATACTCTTCGGTTTTACACAGAAACAACCAGCAGCTGGTATTTATAAAATACCAGTTCACATTATGACATTCAGCAAATCTTTATTAGCATCCATTATCAGGTTGTTGACAATCTGACAAagccacatttttttaataatttggcATTCAGCCTGCAACGCATGTTTAACAACGACCATAGAACATGaagcaacattattttaacatttatatgTGCTTTGCTACACCTGTGAGGTCTGGCCAATAATTAAAATAGCTCCATAACATGATGACATGGATCGAAAAACAAAGGAGAGCAGGTTATTTTATTACTTCTAACAAACAAGAAGCCAATTAGTAAACTTTAGTGTTACTAGTAGGTGGATTTCTGaactaaaaatgtaatttctccttggtggattaataaagtacttcttctttggacagagccaggctggccgtttccctgtttccagtctttatgctaagctaatcgcTTTCTGGTTTTAAGCTGCATACTTTAAGAACAAACTAGGTTTCTATCTTCTCTCAGTGAGAAAGAGAATAATATTTTCCCCCAAAAACTATTCTTTAAGTTTCAGTCTGTCCAGAATAATAGTTGGTATTATAAAGACCAATTTGAATTATATGGACAATTACCgattaaaaaataagaataaggTTGCTTGTGGAAACCATTCCCGTCTTCTGACAGATGACACATGATATGAATGACTAAGTtgataaatgaaaaaatgaaaactaatcCCCAGTACTTGATCCTGGCTGCTTTCCAACCTCAATCTCCCCCTGGTGTGTTATCCCAGCCTGGGCCTGAGGTGGGCTCACACACCAGTGGAGATGCTCTCCCTCAGGATACACTTAAcaagccctcctcctcctcctctttgctgttaccatgacaacatAGACCGTAGCCTCCAGCTAAAGCAGCAAGGCCGATCCGATCCTCTCgcaatctctctctttccctccgtCTTTCTCTGGCATACTCTCACTCTCTTGATTTCTCAGTCtgtctcttcccctctctcattTCACAGGGGAGAGGGGAAAGTGGGACATAACCCAAAAAAATAAGAGCCCCTCACAAACTCTTAACCCTTCGGCGGTGTGTTGTAGCCGCTGAATGAGCCGTGGAGCTCAGATATGCCTTTACCTTCTCcttaaaatattataaataaccAATGTTTAGCAAAGATATCCAAATCTTTAACATTTATGTGTAATGTAATATTATTTTAGATTGTGTTAGCACAGttataataattaaaattaGGCTGGAATGACACGAAAAtgccatgaaaaaaacattaagatcAGTTTCAAAGCTAATGACAGCATTATTCCACTCCAACAGCTGCCATTAGAGTCATATgtgcacataaaaacacaaaaagaactgCAGTTTCAAGTATTTTCCTTCATAAAATATATCTCAATAAAAGCATTCCATTAACGCAACCAAGTAATTAGTACGTTAGATGAGATGTGAGGAAATAAAATGACTATAGCAGGGATTTAGATCATATTAGATATGTTAAAGTGTGCTAATATTCTTTAATAACTCATTGCGGAAGCTAAAATCTGAATATATACCGAGGATAAGCTTGCTCTATTATAGTATCATGATGCAAAAAATGATGAAATTGAAATACTTTGAGGCagagaaagcaaacaaacacacatatactgtcCTCTCTCCGCTCACTCACCATCCAGGCCGTTGTGCTGTTCATAGCTGCGTTTGCCCAGGATGGTGGGGGAGCCATTGTTGAGGATGGGAGAGGACTTTATGGGCGTCAGGCTGCCTGTAGAGATGGACGCTCCACGAGCCGGGGGGTCGGGTTTGGCTGGACGGGGATGTGCTTCTGTAGATGACaaagggagagaagaagaaacatgAAGGGAGGTGGAGGAAAGGGAAAGTAAATAGTTGTTTTAGATAAGAAGGGAGGACAACAAGGAGCAAACGGAGGATTACAAGACTATAATGAATAAAGTAACCATAagtgaaaaaatattttcaaactgtTGAATTGGAACAACTGGAAGATGGGAAACTGCTAACTTTCTTGGTtggtattaattaattaatttttttagattatttttgagGCATTTCCGCATTTAATGGATAGGAAAGCAATGCAagggcgagagagagggggaagacatgcaggaaatcgtcccaggttggactcgaaccctggaccttctacgtcgaggcataagcctctgaatatgtgcgcccgctctaccgactgagctatccTGGCCACAGGTTGGTATTCATTTTGAGATACTCTCAGGGATTCAAAGTAACAAaaaggtgtttttcttttctcagaaTCAATGTGAGTTCATTCAAGGAAGACCGTGTTAACAATATCAAAGCAACCAAAGTAAAACAAGCCTAAGAGTCCACagctatgctagcagctctgtgaggcatTATATCTGTACCAAAGTTCATTGCAATCCATCAAGTAGTTGTaaagatatttcactcaaaactacAAATGTTGACCTCATGATGGCGCTAGAAGAAAAGTCAgaagatcaccaaagtcagtaggcctCATCCTCTGGGggccatgaatgtctgtaccaggTTTAAAGGCAATCCAGCCAATCattattgagatatttcagtctggaacaAAGTGGTGCACCGACCGACTGACATTGAGCCGTAAAGCCACGCACCAGCGTGTCTAAAAAGCAATCATCAATCCATTTGGAACACCACACCTActtaaaactgactgaaaatagAAACTCCAAACGTAAGAGATGCAGTGGGCGACCGGCATCGTCTTACCTAAATACCGAACCACAGACTCCAGAGGTTTACGTTCCACAGGTTTCAGTGGCGAAGGCTTTTTTGGCCCATCTGGCAACCGCAGTGCACCTGCAGAAATTCATTGtagaaatacagtaaataaaaacgTAATCCAACCCAGTCCACCTGTGAGGACAAAGAAAAGGCGCTTACACTCTGCCTTGATGGCTGCTGTGTTGACAGGGAGGTAGGGGTGCCTGGCCAGATATCGCGGCCTGATGATGTCCTTGCAGATGCGACGTGCCACCTGCGTCAGGGTGGTGGTCTGCAGGAAGAAAGCCTGTCGCGTCTTCACTGCGAATTTGGGGCTCCCGCTGTGCCGCAGGGGCAGGCCGTGGGGGCTCTGGAAGTACAAACGAACCATACAAACGGTTAGATACcattttaaggtattttattgtgttacctatagagcttttattgtgacgTGGAAAAACGGAAGTGGATAAAGAGTTGTAATGACTGGCCGTTGACTGTGTTGTGGGTTAATAAAGTGAGACAGTGCTGTTTTTGTTCTGGCATTGGAAGCCCgcgtttctttattttatagtcGAACCTGAGTCTAGGCAACATAATGAACCATCGGTTGCACCGTAAATGTTCAGCAGTGTGTTTGTGGCCTTGATCTGACGAACACCGGGGACAGGTCATTTCATCAGCCGACTgatggcaacaacaacatttgGAGTAAATCGATGGATTTAATCACTTATTGATACTGGTTGGCAAAATGGAGCTGACTGGAATGCTTCCCAAAATGCACCATCCATTTAACACACTGGCCCAGTTAATGCAGACTACCAAAGTCACTTAGTAGCTAATATTTTACTTTACACAAGATGTATACCCATTCAAAATGTATGTGGTACTTAATCTGGCTTGTTGACATAGTACACACAAATGGGTAtgcacacatttacagtatttacacgTTAACGTACTGTATGGTTCCTTATGAGAACAAGAGTTAATTACGGTTACCATTTTTTTAAGGTAAAGTTTGAAAATGTTCCAGGCAAGGGATATCATGGGGAGACTCCAATGTTAACCTCCATCAACTGCTGTGTTTTTAGTTCAAAGAATTAGGGTTTGGCTAAGGAACATTTAGATTATCTTGTTTAAGATGTTTGAATGCAGGGTATTACAGTCATTTttgctacttaaaaaaaaaacacagaaaagtacCAAATTGTTTTGAGGTATGCTAAAACAAATCAATGCCAGCTAACTACCTGTTTGTGCACAGACCTAAAACAAAACGGAAAAGTTAACCTTTAACTACTTATATAATCAATATAATAGAtaatcaattcatttttttcgtcatttttccaacaaaaaaaaataccaaacatttgctggttccagcttttcaaatgtgaggctatgatgcttttctttgtcctatccgataataaactgaatatctttgggtttgggAGTGTTggtaagattaaaaaaaaaggcatttaatGAAAATAAGCAGCCCTAAATAAAAACTTGGTTTAACTTGCGTGAGGATGAGAAGAAAAAgattttctctggaagatgaaATATTCCTTTAAGGGGAGGGTAAGGCTTTAGGCAAACAGTAAGGCTGTTGTTTGGGGTTTGCAGAATAAATAAACGAAATGAGTCCAGTGAagcacgtgtgtgtttgtgttagtttGTACCATGCTGATGCGGTTGGGTCCAGGCCTCTCTCCATCCAGTCTTGTGGGCATCTTCAGCCCGCCGTACTTCTTCCAGTAGGTCCAGCATGAAGCGCACAGGCGGCACTGCATGTTGGGAGGTCCCCACGAGTACCATTGGTAGGAGCTactggctacacacacacaaacaaacaaaagaaagtaTTATATAGTAGTGCAGTGtgacacagcaacacacataaTCATAAACCATACATAATCATGAACATGTGCAGGCAAGGGAGAGCACAaccattaaagtgctcatattatgctcattcaggttcataattgtatttataggttatatcagaataggtttacatggtttaattttcaaaaaacatatttttgttgtactgcacactgctgcagctcctcttttcaccctgtgtgttgagctctctgttttagctacagagtgaggcatctcacttctgttccatctttgttgggagtcgcacatgcgcagtacctaggtaaggactactagccagtcagaagcagagtatgagggcgtaccatgctagcagctaggtgagcattataacgtgtgttacaaagtgaccacgtttgtcagggaagtaaaggctggactacaatagagctgtttggagcagattgtgaacagtgttttctgttggagatggtaagtccctctggggtggactttgggctttttcactttgtaaacctataacgtgcacaaaaaagatatataacactataaaggaaaggggaaaagccaaaaagcataatatgagcactttaatcatTCATCACTGAATTAACTACAACCATTTAAATAACTCAAATAATACTCTGCTGCAGGGCACGTCATGcaattctctctctcatctccacTTTGTAAATCTAGTATCAAATGTGTGCCCCATACAGAGAGTATGGCGTCGATCGGCGCTCTTTGAATTATCCGgtaaaaatgatataaaatgtaaatgaatgttttggtttaaatgaGTGGTCATTTCTAACGGGGCTCTGTTGAAAACAGAACAGGGAGGTTTCCATTTAGGATGTACTGAGGAGTGCTTGAAATATTTTTGTTGGATGTTAAGTTATACTAAATCACAAATATACATCATACTGAAGATGTTTTACTATACtactaaaaagaaaagcaagccTTTAACAGCACCATTTCATCACATTAAAAACTGATACTTCAGAGTATGTCCACATTAAGCCGGTTAACTTTGTTTTGGCCCTGCTTGCACAGtaaagcagcaattttctcaTCAAACTGACCATGACTGTTTCCAGAGcagatacattttgaaaggtCGGCTTGGTGTTTTAGTGTATTAGTAAATTAAAGAGGACAACCTCTCGTAGCCTCTAACTTGCgctgacattttaaatgtcaataaagCCGATTATACAGCACAAACAAAGTCATTAACCTGTATTAATGTTATGTTGGGTGTTTTGCCGAGTACATTTTAAAGACTTGTCTTAGAATGCACCTTTGAGTGAATAAGATAAAGCTTGTGAATTAATAAATGCATCTGTAAACTGATTCTcataaaaggctttttaaattatataaCTTTTTAGGGTCGTTTTCCACTCAAGGTGAAAGCATATTCAGTATGCAACAACCTCTCTAAATACAATTGCACCTGGAATGCCAAAGCAATTACCCTAAGTTCATCATGTTCAATTTAGCAAGACTTATTGGAATCCTATGAAATCTGGTCAATacttgctttttttattttatttcaacaaGCGAAAGAAACTGCAGCTGTTGCAGTCTAATGACAGCAGTGTTACACATGCGAATGACTTACTGTAGCAGCTTTCACAGGCTCTACCGAGGCCGGGGGTCTGCGCTGAGCCTGGAGGTACGGGGGCCCCTGGGACCCCTGGGACCCCTTGGACGCCTGGGACCCCTTGGACGCCCGGTACCCCCGGGACCACCGCAACCGCCGCTCCATTCACCAGAGCTGGTTTTACATTGTTACTCAGCTGGTTGGGGTTTGGCTTGTTACTGGAGGGAGCACAGAAACAAGGAGAGGGTCAGACCAGCATAGATAATACAGGCCAAAGAGAATAGATAACATTCATCAGACTGCTGCCAGAGACGGCAGTTATACGGACACTGTACTAAGAGCTGccatgaaaacaaataaaagggaAAGAAGGGTTCCTGCTCGGACAACAGCAGCAGATCCAGGGCCGGATTTAAAATACTACACGTTGCTGTGGAGGGTCAGAACAACTCTAAACTTTTCTTGATAACTCCATGTATTCAGATGAAGGAGTTGCACACGTGATCTCTGAAGAATATAATTAACCACACAGAAACTTGCACTGAGGTACTCACTAGTTGGGGATGTAAACCTGCTTCAACTTGCTTTCTGCCTCGGCTGCTTTTAATCGTTTCTGGAGAAGAGACAGAGGtcgaggaggagggagagagtagAGAAAGAATGGCGGGATTAGGCAGGTTAGCTCCAACAACACCCCATACCAATTTAATTGATTTTAAGACAGAGTACGGATTTCTGAATTTATAATGAGAACTACAGGTATatgattatttttgttatacGTTGTAATTTGGAGCCACGCTGATGCCAAAATACAGATGTATGccaaaacatgaaatcaaactGACAGAGGCCAAACTGAGAAtgagcacaaaaaaaaagttaggaCGAGAAACACTTGTTTCTGTAACAAGAACTAAATAAAGATAAACAATGTTCCTTTTTCACTTGGTATGCAAATCAGACGCAAACAAAAAGATCAATGTGTAACACTTATTGGGctataaagaataataaaaatacagctaattagatatatatttttttaaatccctaagatataatgaatgtttttacctgctgtacatatctgtctgtgGTCTTCCACATGTAGTAATACTCAATAATACTTGTCAGGGACTTCCAGGGcagctggagaaagagagaaggcaCAGTGTAATCATTATTTCAGTGTTGTCGTTAATAAAATGGGGAGAGCAGGCCGACAAAGAAACGTGTACTATTTTCTACACACACTTGACTGTCAAAGACACCTTTTAGCAGTGGAGTTAGCACTCccacacaaatatacaaatgtCTTTAGCCCACGGAATGTACTCATCGGTCACAAAAACACCATTTACTATGAAGAGATTTCGTCATATAAATGAAACAACCGGCCCCAGAATCCATCTGAACCCACTGAAGTTGCACTGTAAGGTTCCCTCTGAGAAGTTTGAAAGGAAAATGAGTTGTAAAGTGGAGGCCCCGCCCATACTGATGGTGTAGTCCTGTTGTGTGAGTGAAGGCTTGGGTGGAAACCTAAGGGAGCAGCACTGacagcagccagccaccaggtgGTGGAGTGATGCACACAGTGAGAGCTCGGCACAATGCGTATTAGTAAAGTCCACAAACGGCAGCACTTCTCAAAAGATATTTTTGTGGAATGTTTCTCTGGACAAATGGTCATTGTGCTTAGCTTTAACGTTTTCACTCTACACTATGGGCTGGCTGCAATCTCAGCTCAAAAGACTACTACTGTGCTTGAAAGTTGTTCTGTCGAACGTCAGCTAAATAACTAAATGTCCAGAAGAAGTTCAATTCTAATGATGTGGTTTCTGCACTCAGAATCTCTAAATCAGAATTATTGGGCATCCCCACATGCAGGCTGATAAGCAGCATACCAAGTGCTCAATATGTCTTCCACTACACTATTTAATCAAGCTGAAGCTTGAAAAAATATCCAAACCACACAGAGATATGATGTATAAAATACAGCCATGATGACGTCTCTCCAAAATTAAAGGAGtagttggacattttggaaaaagcGCTTGTTCATGTTCTTGCAGAGATCAATACCACTCGTGTCTGTTTCCATTA
This region of Sander vitreus isolate 19-12246 chromosome 20, sanVit1, whole genome shotgun sequence genomic DNA includes:
- the mta1 gene encoding metastasis-associated protein MTA1; protein product: MAANMYRVGDYVYFENSSSNPLLIRRIEELNKTANGNVEAKVVCFYRRRDISSTLIALADKHARELEEEMENPEMTDLPEKHKHQLRHRELFLSRQLESLPATHIRGKCCVTLLNETEALKSYIDREDAFFYSLVYDPQQKTLLADKGEIRVGNKYQADITDLLKEGEDDGRDLEKLEEKVWDPNSSLTEKQIDQFLVVARSVGTFARALDCSSSVRQPSLHMSAAAASRDITLFHAMDTLHATGYDMTRAITALVPQGGPVLCRDEMEEWSASEANLFEEALEKYGKDFTDIQQDFLPWKSLTSIIEYYYMWKTTDRYVQQKRLKAAEAESKLKQVYIPNYNKPNPNQLSNNVKPALVNGAAVAVVPGVPGVQGVPGVQGVPGVPGAPVPPGSAQTPGLGRACESCYTSSSYQWYSWGPPNMQCRLCASCWTYWKKYGGLKMPTRLDGERPGPNRISMSPHGLPLRHSGSPKFAVKTRQAFFLQTTTLTQVARRICKDIIRPRYLARHPYLPVNTAAIKAECALRLPDGPKKPSPLKPVERKPLESVVRYLEAHPRPAKPDPPARGASISTGSLTPIKSSPILNNGSPTILGKRSYEQHNGLDGSKSKVLAPQWDIMAKRLSEAARPSVSVQDEVHELD